The Lucilia cuprina isolate Lc7/37 chromosome 5, ASM2204524v1, whole genome shotgun sequence genome includes a window with the following:
- the LOC111684612 gene encoding DDB1- and CUL4-associated factor 8 — translation MEEAADIHEESAPKRSRSDEEIKDEKDVFSSSDSGQQSPHDIQQQEQRQQNMSACCSSSNNKSSSNNHINNNSDSGLSLKMEDSSCGDADLTGDGILRFDNDEENTMATIVDSKPDEDQQMLSGENSKADDAAQAVEKDKQMSANNCSGVDLDKPTTSTNLIKRHKRNRSRNYRVADRSSSSSSSSSPKHQAETQPEEPQQEQGESQESVDAGEEPVSPANNNATEEPSPPSPYMSIPNFPDSSSSSSSSDSTSDSDDDDTDFEPSLFADRLSPDFASNDSADSNRLKEKDEEVNKVLNKQKPPYTWCGSYELMRREHGLSGDGKTSLHNGFSYGFKNRFYASRHIVERMKISHVLRKHNGCVNCVNFNKNGDLLVTGSDDARLIVWDWAANKTKHVWKSGHSANIFQSKFLPSSSCIDIISAGRDGKVRRSIVPPSGGKVQVSHLYSHSGAVHKLVICPDNPSEIISVGEDGCICSKDLREDVPKVDMLKVFSNLKRTRKVRLFSISHHPFAPEICVSGSDQYVYVYDKRSMREPVYTMSPEHILGTHLPNVTCCVYNHTGTEILATYSEDNIYLFDNKNYVSGEYLHSYKGHFNQKTIKGVNFFGPNCEYVISGSDCGNIFYWDKNTEAILNFMPGDTAGVVNCLEPHPNTPILATSGLDHNIKIWTPNGEKHPPDLTKLTSCVRRNIRRTALNDGIDFDDGQMQFFIRQILSRHGANRRNRNRDGNDSDSDDLSSDDSSVPDIHTDSGDDDDDDVSNLRHFACGTQ, via the exons ATGGAGGAAGCAGCCGATATTCATGAAGAATCGGCACCCAAAAGAAGTCGTTCTGATGAAGAAATCAAAGATGAAAAGGATGTTTTCTCCAGCAGTGATAGTGGACAACAAAG TCCACATGatatacaacaacaagaacagcgaCAACAGAATATGAGTGCATGCTGtagtagcagcaacaacaagagcAGCAGCAATAACCACATCAATAACAATAGTGATAGTGGTTTGAGTTTAAAAATGGAGGATTCTTCATGTGGAGATGCTGATTTAACTGGAGATGGTATTCTCAGATTTGATAATGACGAAGAAAACACAATGGCCACTATAGTTGATTCCAAACCAGACGAAGATCAACAAATGTTAAGTGGCGAAAATAGCAAAGCAGATGACGCGGCACAAGCTGTGGAAAAGGATAAACAAATGTCTGCTAATAACTGTTCGGGAGTTGATCTTGACAAACCTACTACTTCCACAAACCTGATAAAACGTCATAAACGTAATCGATCTCGTAATTATCGTGTGGCTGATCGATCTTCATCTTCCTCTTCCAGTTCGTCACCAAAACATCAAGCAGAGACTCAGCCTGAAGAACCCCAACAAGAACAGGGCGAAAGCCAGGAATCTGTCGATGCTGGCGAAGAACCTGTTTCACCTGCCAATAATAATGCAACTGAGGAACCTTCACCGCCTTCGCCTTATATGTCT atACCTAACTTCCCCGATTCTTCAAGTAGTAGCTCTTCAAGTGACAGTACATCTGATAGCGATGACGATGATACCGATTTTGAACCGTCATTATTTGCAGATCGTTTAAGTCCTGATTTTGCCTCAAATGATTCAGCCGACTCGAATCGTCTTAAGGAAAAAGACGAAGAAGTTAACAAAGTGTTGAATAAGCAAAAACCTCCTTATACTTGGTGCGGCAGTTATGAACTGATGCGTCGTGAACATGGTTTAAGTGGTGATGGTAAAACTTCTTTGCACAATGGTTTCTCTTACGGATTTAAGAATCGTTTCTATGCATCACGTCACATTGTTGAACGTATGAAAATATCGCATGTCTTGCGCAAACATAATGGTTGTGTCAactgtgtaaattttaataaaaacggcGATTTGCTGGTAACAGGTTCGGATGATGCACGCCTTATTGTTTGGGATTGGGCGGCTAATAAAACGAAACATGTTTGGAAATCAGGTCATAGTGCCAACATCTTTCAATCGAAATTTTTACCTTCTTCGTCGTGCATTGATATCATATCGGCCGGTCGTGATGGAAAAGTCAGACGTTCGATAGTACCGCCATCTGGTGGCAAGGTACAAGTGTCACATCTTTATTCACACTCCGGAGCTGTGCATAAACTAGTCATTTGCCCGGACAATCCATCAGAAATTATAAGTGTTGGTGAAGACGGTTGTATTTGCAGTAAAGATTTGAGGGAGGATGTTCCGAAGGTTGatatgttaaaagttttttcaaatttaaaaagaacacGAAAAGTTCGTCTATTTAGTATTTCGCATCACCCATTTGCCCCCGAAATTTGTGTCAGTGGTAGCGATCAATATGTTTATGTTTACGATAAGAGATCAATGCGAGAACCGGTTTACACAATGTCGCCGGAACATATACTAGGT ACTCATTTGCCTAATGTGACTTGTTGTGTATATAATCATACCGGTACCGAAATATTGGCCACGTATAGTGaagataatatttatttgttcgataataaaaattatgtgtcTGGAGAATATTTACACTCGTACAAGGGCCATTt CAACCAGAAAACCATAAAAGGTGTAAATTTCTTTGGTCCAAATTGTGAATACGTTATAAGTGGCAGTGACTGtggtaatatattttattgggaTAAAAACACAGAAgccatacttaattttatgccAGGTGATACAGCTGGTGTG GTCAATTGCTTGGAACCTCATCCTAATACACCTATTTTGGCCACATCAGGCCTTGATCACAATATAAAAATCTGGACTCCAAATGGGGAAAAG CATCCACCTGATCTGACTAAGCTCACTAGTTGTGTAAGACGTAATATACGACGTACGGCTTTAAACGACGGCATTGATTTTGATGATGGTCAGatgcaattttttataagaCAAATATTGAGTCGTCACGGTGCCAATCGCCGCAATCGAAATCGTGATGGCAATGATTCAGACAGTGATGATTTAAGCAGTGATGATTCTTCGGTACCGGATATACATACCGATTCAggtgacgatgatgatgacgatgtttCGAATCTTCGACATTTTGCCTGTGGTACgcaataa
- the LOC111684613 gene encoding probable chitinase 2 isoform X1 → MEFKFMTWHHICTGNRLFIIFLVVSSVCIMNTKAKTGPMHGKNVVCYISTWAVYRPGQGAYSIDNFDPSLCTHVVYAFAGLDPQQAAIKSLDPWQDLKEEYGKGGYERLTGLKRTHPHLKVSLAIGGWNEGSKNYSNMVADPISRGKFVKQVTSFIRKYNFDGLDLDWEYPTQRGGAPHDRENFVLLCKELREQFNPHGLLLTSAIGASKKVIDEAYNVRQISLYLDFLHIMCYDYHGSWDRKIGYNAPLTAPNGDVLSVQYTIDYLLKLGAPAEKIVMGVPFYGRTFRTPLDGNLDDDTDGTAFQGPFTREDGFLGYNEICKILSNKTSGWTTMWDPETSQALARSEKDVFTGLIEVVTFDNSRSIANKVKFAIERKLGGIMVWSIDTDDFLGECETETDIYEDFRHFKHLDLAMPHRLSNNYPLLRTINEAMPLAIEETKHKHDHPLHPNRDEEQEPNIEDNEIPHGSVEDHKGDSNGGCRNILYPFYITIVFGLLSLVL, encoded by the exons Atggaatttaaattt ATGACCTGGCACCACATTTGCACAGGAAACAggttgtttattatatttttagtggTTTCCTCAGTTTGTATAATGAATACCAAAGCAAAAACCG gGCCCATGCATGGAAAAAATGTAGTTTGTTACATTTCAACGTGGGCCGTTTATCGTCCTGGTCAAGGTGCTTATTCTATAGATAATTTCGATCCCAGTCTTTGTACCCATGTTGTGTATGCCTTTGCTGGTCTCGATCCCCAACAAGCGGCTATTAAGTCATTAG ATCCTTGGCAAGATTTAAAAGAAGAATATGGCAAAGGCGGCTATGAACGTTTAACGGGTCTCAAGCGCACTCATCCCCATCTAAAAGTTAGTTTAGCTATAGGTGGCTGGAATGAAGGCtccaaaaattattcaaatatggTGGCCGATCCCATTTCACGAGGAAAATTCGTTAAACAAGTCACCTCTTTTATACGAAAATACAATTTTGATGGCCTTGATTTAGATTGGGAATATCCCACTCAACGTGGTGGTGCACCTCATGATCGTGAGAATTTTGTATTACTTTGCAAGGAATTGAGAGAACAATTTAATCCGCATGGTCTATTGCTCACTTCTGCCATTGGGGCTTCGAAAAAGGTCATAGATGAGGCGTATAATGTGCGACAGATATCTCTTTATTTGGATTTCTTGCACATTATGTGTTATGATTATCATGGCAGTTGGGATCGCAAAATAGGTTATAATGCTCCACTGACAGCACCAAATGGTGATGTATTGAGTGTG CAATACACAATCgattatttgttgaaattggGAGCTCCTGCTGAGAAAATTGTTATGGGTGTACCCTTCTATGGCCGTACATTTAGAACTCCTTTAGATGGAAATCTCGACGACGACACTGATGGTACTGCTTTCCAAGGACCCTTTACACGAGAAGACGGTTTTTTGGGCTataatgaaatttgtaaaattttaagtaataaaactTCAGGTTGGACTACGATGTGGGATCCGGAAACATCACAAGCCTTGGCACGTTCTGAAAAAGATGTTTTTACTGGTCTTATAGAAGTTGTTACTTTTGATAACTCCCGCTCCATAGCAAACAAAGTTAAATTTGCAATTGAAAGAAAACTAGGCGGCATTATGGTGTGGTCCATTGATACCGACGACTTTTTGGGAGAGTGTGAAACTGAGACCGACATATATGAAGACTTTAGACACTTTAAACATTTAGATTTGGCCATGCCTCATCGTCTTAGTAATAATTATCCTTTATTGAGAACAATTAATGAAGCAATGCCCTTAGCTATAGAAGAAACTAAACATAAACATGATCATCCTCTCCATCCTAACCGTGACGAGGAGCAAGAACCAAATATAGAAGATAATGAAATACCCCATGGCTCAGTTGAGGATCATAAGGGGGATAGTAATGGAGGTTGTCGTAATATCTTATATCCATTTTATATTACCATTGTATTTGGACTTCTgtcattagttttataa
- the LOC111684613 gene encoding probable chitinase 2 isoform X2 — translation MTWHHICTGNRLFIIFLVVSSVCIMNTKAKTGPMHGKNVVCYISTWAVYRPGQGAYSIDNFDPSLCTHVVYAFAGLDPQQAAIKSLDPWQDLKEEYGKGGYERLTGLKRTHPHLKVSLAIGGWNEGSKNYSNMVADPISRGKFVKQVTSFIRKYNFDGLDLDWEYPTQRGGAPHDRENFVLLCKELREQFNPHGLLLTSAIGASKKVIDEAYNVRQISLYLDFLHIMCYDYHGSWDRKIGYNAPLTAPNGDVLSVQYTIDYLLKLGAPAEKIVMGVPFYGRTFRTPLDGNLDDDTDGTAFQGPFTREDGFLGYNEICKILSNKTSGWTTMWDPETSQALARSEKDVFTGLIEVVTFDNSRSIANKVKFAIERKLGGIMVWSIDTDDFLGECETETDIYEDFRHFKHLDLAMPHRLSNNYPLLRTINEAMPLAIEETKHKHDHPLHPNRDEEQEPNIEDNEIPHGSVEDHKGDSNGGCRNILYPFYITIVFGLLSLVL, via the exons ATGACCTGGCACCACATTTGCACAGGAAACAggttgtttattatatttttagtggTTTCCTCAGTTTGTATAATGAATACCAAAGCAAAAACCG gGCCCATGCATGGAAAAAATGTAGTTTGTTACATTTCAACGTGGGCCGTTTATCGTCCTGGTCAAGGTGCTTATTCTATAGATAATTTCGATCCCAGTCTTTGTACCCATGTTGTGTATGCCTTTGCTGGTCTCGATCCCCAACAAGCGGCTATTAAGTCATTAG ATCCTTGGCAAGATTTAAAAGAAGAATATGGCAAAGGCGGCTATGAACGTTTAACGGGTCTCAAGCGCACTCATCCCCATCTAAAAGTTAGTTTAGCTATAGGTGGCTGGAATGAAGGCtccaaaaattattcaaatatggTGGCCGATCCCATTTCACGAGGAAAATTCGTTAAACAAGTCACCTCTTTTATACGAAAATACAATTTTGATGGCCTTGATTTAGATTGGGAATATCCCACTCAACGTGGTGGTGCACCTCATGATCGTGAGAATTTTGTATTACTTTGCAAGGAATTGAGAGAACAATTTAATCCGCATGGTCTATTGCTCACTTCTGCCATTGGGGCTTCGAAAAAGGTCATAGATGAGGCGTATAATGTGCGACAGATATCTCTTTATTTGGATTTCTTGCACATTATGTGTTATGATTATCATGGCAGTTGGGATCGCAAAATAGGTTATAATGCTCCACTGACAGCACCAAATGGTGATGTATTGAGTGTG CAATACACAATCgattatttgttgaaattggGAGCTCCTGCTGAGAAAATTGTTATGGGTGTACCCTTCTATGGCCGTACATTTAGAACTCCTTTAGATGGAAATCTCGACGACGACACTGATGGTACTGCTTTCCAAGGACCCTTTACACGAGAAGACGGTTTTTTGGGCTataatgaaatttgtaaaattttaagtaataaaactTCAGGTTGGACTACGATGTGGGATCCGGAAACATCACAAGCCTTGGCACGTTCTGAAAAAGATGTTTTTACTGGTCTTATAGAAGTTGTTACTTTTGATAACTCCCGCTCCATAGCAAACAAAGTTAAATTTGCAATTGAAAGAAAACTAGGCGGCATTATGGTGTGGTCCATTGATACCGACGACTTTTTGGGAGAGTGTGAAACTGAGACCGACATATATGAAGACTTTAGACACTTTAAACATTTAGATTTGGCCATGCCTCATCGTCTTAGTAATAATTATCCTTTATTGAGAACAATTAATGAAGCAATGCCCTTAGCTATAGAAGAAACTAAACATAAACATGATCATCCTCTCCATCCTAACCGTGACGAGGAGCAAGAACCAAATATAGAAGATAATGAAATACCCCATGGCTCAGTTGAGGATCATAAGGGGGATAGTAATGGAGGTTGTCGTAATATCTTATATCCATTTTATATTACCATTGTATTTGGACTTCTgtcattagttttataa